A genomic window from Xyrauchen texanus isolate HMW12.3.18 chromosome 15, RBS_HiC_50CHRs, whole genome shotgun sequence includes:
- the themis2 gene encoding LOW QUALITY PROTEIN: protein THEMIS2 (The sequence of the model RefSeq protein was modified relative to this genomic sequence to represent the inferred CDS: inserted 1 base in 1 codon) — MGELQSLRVFINGLDQKSLPRILQVCSGVYFQGSVYELSGSEVCLSTGDLMKIISLELLSVSCEEIDTGTSFELPIEYSGQFQLIAEDLPYNTIKELVCLCPVDVDTCGSFTFVSRNDLTVDNFTLPAGNQLTLRSVELDEDGARYARCRLVGKNMASVEILLPLSLKGEFYECEDDRGYSLQEITSSARLSGCRFRSRNVKNNGSPLVFSPVYEIQAIMHMRKDIVKFPSSLEVDVQDVTDQFQDLVFITPLSLSEVARKPKELFPTIAEILDGPEGNQFFNCSWFQELQKGRHLVLHGWGETPMVLASTPKGRKGKQYFLISQRYGGRMRKRAREFGSIYELYLASSQSPGLKVSVTRDCEGVEEEGIPALSVGDHLEILRMASVDRLKDESGAAQKVESLICKQTMEVDDEDDEDGGEELALPLFMEGHFVEKLSDNKKYSLTDLMNSSLPFDIKVVTRDKELEKDPXMGLSALKLEETFIETTVLTSLPNNPDWCFELPVRWLQMSLCFTSDHLPWSIGEPPELHVETVTEVSENFYYEYHKLTSRAEEPPPRPPKRKPSASKAPEKSVQPKSRFSKALPNLTNTMTQQLNDLSLGQTKARRPPAPPSPDDTPEQPPPLLPRKSISRAESTSQPNMYVKRPTTARISARKLSDDDDDHDYESIEETLQMTHDSIMHY, encoded by the exons gGTCAGTATATGAGCTTTCAGGGAGTGAAGTGTGTTTATCTACTGGAGACCTGATGAAGATCATTAGTTTGGAGCTTCTGTCTGTGTCTTGTGAGGAGATTGACACCGGAACATCATTTGAATTGCCTATTGAGTATTCAG GTCAGTTTCAACTCATCGCTGAGGATCTGCCATACAACACAATAAAGgaacttgtgtgtttgtgtcctgttGATGTGGATACCTGTGGCTCCTTCACCTTCGTTAGCAGAAATGATCTGACTGTAGACAATTTCACGCTACCTGCTGGAAATCAGTTGACCCTGCGGTCAGTGGAGCTTGATGAAGATGGGGCAAGATATGCACGGTGTCGGCTGGTTGGGAAAAACATGGCCTCTGTAGAGATCCTCCTACCCCTATCACTCAAGGGGGAGTTTTATGAGTGTGAAGATGATCGTGGTTATTCTCTGCAGGAAATCACATCATCTGCCAGGCTGAGCGGCTGTCGCTTCCGCAGTAGAAATGTGAAAAACAATGGGAGCCCATTAGTTTTTAGCCCAGTTTATGAAATTCAAGCCATTATGCATA TGAGGAAGGACATAGTCAAGTTCCCCTCCAGCCTGGAAGTGGATGTCCAGGACGTGACAGACCAGTTTCAGGATTTAGTGTTCATCACTCCACTATCATTGTCTGAAGTTGCAAGAAAACCAAAAGAGTTGTTCCCCACTATCGCAGAGATCCTGGACGGCCCAGAGGGTAACCAGTTTTTTAATTGCAGCTGGTTCCAAGAACTGCAAAAAGGCAGGCATCTAGTTTTACATGGTTGGGGTGAAACACCAATGGTATTAGCCTCAACTCCAAAGGGGAGGAAGGGAAAACAGTACTTCCTAATCTCACAGAGATATGGTGGACGAATGAGAAAGAGGGCCAGGGAATTTGGATCCATCTATGAGCTGTACTTGGCATCCTCTCAGTCTCCGGGATTGAAGGTTAGTGTGACGCGGGACTGTGAAGGGGTAGAGGAAGAGGGAATACCTGCCCTCAGTGTTGGCGATCATCTTGAAATTCTGCGGATGGCATCGGTGGACAGATTGAAGGATGAATCTGGAGCTGCTCAGAAAGTAGAAAGTCTCATTTGCAAACAGACTATGGAAGTGGATGACGAGGATGACGAAGATGGTGGCGAagaacttgctctgcctctgttCATGGAAGGCCACTTTGTGGAAAAGCTTTCAGATAACAAGAAGTACAGTTTAACAGACTTGATGAACAGCTCTTTGCCTTTTGATATCAAAGTGGTGACTCGAGATAAAGAGCTAGAGAAAGATC TGATGGGCTTGTCAGCGCTTAAGCTTGAGGAAACTTTCATAGAGACCACGGTGTTGACCAGCCTACCCAATAATCCAGATTGGTGCTTTGAGTTGCCGGTACGCTGGTTACAAATGTCTCTCTGTTTCACCTCTGATCATCTGCCGTGGTCCATTGGTGAGCCCCCCGAACTTCATGTAGAAACAGTCACTGAGGTATCAGAGAACTTCTACTATGAATATCACAAACTCACAAGCAGAGCTGAGGAACCTCCTCCTCGTCCACCGAAGAGAAAGCCATCTGCTTCAAAAGCACCAGAAAAATCTGTACAACCCAAGTCTAGATTTTCTAAAGCATTACCAAACCTAACCAACACAATGACCCAACAACTTAATGATCTCTCGCTGGGCCAAACAAAGGCGAGACGCCCCCCTGCTCCGCCTTCTCCTGACGAT ACTCCAGAACAGCCCCCTCCACTTTTGCCTAGAAAAAGCATATCAAGAGCAGAGAGCACCAGTCAGCCTAATATGTATGTGAAAAGACCAACAACGGCACGAATATCAg CAAGGAAGCTctccgatgatgatgatgaccatGACTATGAGTCAATTGAAGAAACACTTCAAATGACCCATGATAGCATCATGCACTATTAG